The Rhododendron vialii isolate Sample 1 chromosome 8a, ASM3025357v1 genome has a window encoding:
- the LOC131298993 gene encoding protein EDS1L-like has protein sequence MVGGRLGETIGMREELIKKACSLSLKAHRASGKPYLYEKSRSSSEAVFGFPGSWSVEDWFSSRPFGDTKASLNLFPSLRSIGNDEVAVVNEAFFRRFEVILRKTSFEKEVKKAVTEKKQIVFAGHSSGGPMAILATFWFLEEYIRKSSNPTTPLCVTFGSPLVGDRIIPHALRRENWDTYFIHFVMRYDIVPRLMLAPLSSIGGELQPVLHFFNPRSLYFGNDSVAMAEEASIFFLKVMRNVSSVASHIACNLMGSTYPLLETLTSFIEPSPYRPFGTYVFCTGNGKLVVAKNSDAVSQILFYSCQLQCEAEIKEVAGKSLKEHLGYENELQGSLEMQNVAYLDDHFKELPLSSNASIEGEMGNLNTALNDLGVSTRGRLCLRAAGELEKQKQGNQDKINRNKTEIEKRLRSIWKYQSEREVRKVGYYDSFKLQNDVEDFHANVNRLELAGMWDEIIEMLKKYELPGEFEGQEDWIKLGTEYRRLVEPLDIANFYRHLKNDDTGPYMFKGRPKRYKYTQRWREHAERMGKGSSSESCFWATVEELRSSNKKFEEMKEEIVQLETDLFKWLNHEEIGKDVILDESTFSKWWKMLGKNPALLGL, from the exons ATGGTGGGAGGGAGACTTGGAGAGACCATAGGGATGAGAGAAGAGCTCATCAAGAAAGCTTGTTCCCTTTCCTTGAAGGCTCACAGGGCTTCTGGGAAGCCATATCTCTACGAGAAAAGCCGCAGCTCATCCGAAGCTGTTTTCGGCTTCCCAGGGTCATGGTCTGTGGAGGATTGGTTCAGCAGCAGGCCTTTCGGAGATACGAAGGCCTCTCTCAATCTGTTTCCTTCCCTCAGGAGTATCGGCAACGATGAAGTAGCCGTGGTGAATGAAGCCTTTTTCCGGAGATTTGAAGTCATTCTCAGAAAAACTTCATTTGAAAAGGAG GTCAAGAAAGCAGTGACAGAGAAGAAGCAGATAGTATTCGCAGGGCATTCCTCAGGTGGCCCAATGGCCATTCTGGCAACCTTTTGGTTCTTAGAGGAGTACATAAGGAAAAGCAGCAATCCTACGACCCCCCTCTGTGTAACATTTGGGTCCCCTCTAGTTGGTGATCGCATCATTCCACATGCATTAAGGAGGGAGAACTGGGATACTTACTTCATACACTTTGTCATGAGGTATGACATTGTCCCTCGCCTAATGCTCGCTCCTCTCTCCTCCATTGGAGGAGAACTTCAGCCCGTTCTCCACTTTTTCAATCCAAGATCCTTGTATTTTGGAAACGATTCTGTTGCAATGGCCGAGGAagcttcaattttctttttgaaggtGATGAGGAATGTATCGTCTGTTGCCAGCCATATCGCATGCAATCTGATGGGGTCCACATACCCGTTGCTGGAAACTCTAACCAGCTTCATAGAACCAAGTCCTTACAGGCCTTTTGGTACCTATGTCTTCTGCACTGGGAATGGAAAGCTGGTTGTTGCGAAGAATTCGGATGCAGTGTCGCAAATTTTGTTCTATAGCTGTCAGTTGCAATGTGAAGCAGAAATCAAAGAGGTGGCTGGTAAAAGTCTAAAGGAACATCTGGGGTATGAAAATGAACTGCAAGGAAGCTTAGAAATGCAAAATGTGGCCTACTTGGATGATCATTTCAAAGAGCTTCCTTTGTCCTCAAATGCAAGCATAGAGGGAGAGATGGGAAATCTTAACACAGCCTTGAATGACCTTGGTGTG AGCACAAGAGGTAGGCTGTGTCTTCGTGCTGCAGGTGAACTGGAAAAGCAAAAACAGGGAAACCAGGACAAGATAAACCGGAACAAGACTGAGATCGAAAAAAGACTCAGAAGCATCTGGAAATACCAAAGTGAAAGGGAAGTTCGCAAGGTGGGGTATTATGATTCCTTCAAGTTACAAAATGATGTTGAGGACTTTCATGCCAACGTTAATAGGCTAGAGTTAGCGGGCATGTGGGACGAAATTATAGAAATGTTGAAAAAGTATGAACTTCCGGGTGAATTTGAGGGGCAGGAAGACTGGATAAAGCTTGGAACCGAGTACAGAAGGTTGGTGGAGCCTCTAGATATTGCCAACTTCTACAGGCACTTAAAGAACGATGACACTGGACCCTACATGTTCAAGGGTAGGCCGAAACGATACAAATACACCCAACGGTGGCGCGAACATGCTGAAAGAATGGGAAAAGGATCCAGCTCAGAATCCTGCTTTTGGGCTACAGTGGAGGAACTTAGAAGTAGCAATAAGAAGTTTGAAGAGATGAAGGAGGAGATTGTGCAATTAGAGACAGATCTATTCAAATGGCTTAACCATGAGGAGATCGGAAAGGATGTGATCTTGGACGAGTCGACATTTTCCAAGTGGTGGAAAATGCTCGGGAAAAATCCTGCATTGCTGGGCTTATGA
- the LOC131298992 gene encoding protein EDS1L-like — protein sequence MEKQKMVGGRLGETIGMREELIKKACSLSLKAHRASGKPYLYEKSRGSSEAVFSFPGSWSVENWFSSRSFGDMKADLNLFPSLRSISNDEVAAVNEAFFRRFEFILKTTSFENEVNKAVAEKKQIVFAGHSSGGPTAILATFWFLEEYVRKSSSPMTPLCVTFGSPLVGDRIIPHAVRRENWDTYFIHFVMRYDIVPRLMLAPLSSIGGKLQPVLHFFNPRSSYFGNDSVAMAKEASDFFTEVMRNVWSVASNIACSLMGSTNSLLETLTSCIELSPYRPFGTYIFCTGNGKLVVAKNSDAVLQILFYSCQLQCEAEITEVAGKSLKEHLGYENELQGSLEMQNVAYVDDHFKELPLSSNASVEGEIGNLNTALNDLGVSTRGRLCLRAAGELQKQKQGNHDKINRNKTEIEKRLRSIRKYQSEREVRKVGYYDSFKLQNDVEDFLANVNRQELTGMWDEIIEMLKKYELPGEFEGREDWIKLGTEYRRLVEPLDIANYYRHLKNDDTGPYKTMGRPKRYRFTQRWREHAERTGKGSCSESCFWAAVEELRSSNKKFEEMKEEIVQLETDLFKWLKHGEIGKDVILDESTFSKWWKTLPFQHREKSCIAGLMRN from the exons ATGGAGAAACAGAAGATGGTGGGAGGGAGACTTGGAGAGACCATAGGGATGAGAGAAGAGCTCATCAAGAAAGCTTGTTCCCTTTCCTTGAAGGCTCACAGGGCTTCTGGGAAGCCGTATCTCTACGAGAAAAGCCGCGGCTCATCCGAAGCTGTTTTCAGCTTCCCAGGGTCATGGTCTGTGGAGAATTGGTTCAGCAGCAGGTCTTTCGGAGATATGAAGGCCGATCTCAATCTGTTTCCTTCCCTCAGGAGTATAAGCAACGATGAAGTAGCCGCGGTGAATGAAGCCTTTTTCCGGAGATTTGAATTCATTCTCAAAACAACTTCATTTGAAAATGAG GTCAATAAAGCAGTGGCCGAGAAGAAGCAGATAGTTTTTGCAGGGCATTCCTCAGGCGGCCCAACGGCCATTCTTGCAACCTTTTGGTTCTTAGAGGAGTACGTAAGGAAAAGCAGCAGTCCTATGACCCCTCTCTGTGTAACTTTTGGGTCCCCTCTAGTTGGTGACCGCATCATTCCACATGCAGTAAGGAGGGAGAACTGGGATACTTACTTCATACACTTCGTCATGAGGTATGACATTGTCCCTCGCCTAATGCTTGCTCCTCTCTCCTCCATTGGAGGAAAACTTCAGCCCGTTCTCCACTTTTTCAATCCAAGATCCTCATATTTTGGAAACGATTCCGTTGCAATGGCCAAGGAAGCTTCAGATTTCTTTACGGAAGTGATGAGGAATGTATGGTCTGTTGCCAGCAATATCGCGTGCAGTTTGATGGGGTCTACAAACTCGTTGCTGGAAACTCTAACCAGCTGCATAGAACTAAGCCCTTACAGGCCTTTTGGTACCTATATCTTCTGCACTGGGAATGGAAAGCTGGTTGTTGCGAAGAATTCGGATGCAGTGTTGCAAATTTTGTTCTATAGTTGTCAGTTGCAATGTGAAGCAGAAATCACAGAGGTGGCTGGTAAAAGTCTAAAGGAACATCTGGGGTATGAAAATGAACTGCAAGGAAGCTTAGAAATGCAAAATGTGGCCTACGTGGATGATCATTTCAAAGAGCTTCCTTTGTCCTCAAATGCGAGCGTAGAGGGAGAGATAGGAAACCTTAACACAGCCTTGAATGACCTTGGCGTG AGCACAAGAGGTAGGCTGTGTCTTCGTGCTGCAGGTGAACTGCAAAAGCAAAAACAGGGAAACCACGACAAGATAAACCGGAACAAGACTGAGATCGAAAAAAGACTCAGAAGCATCCGGAAATACCAAAGTGAAAGGGAAGTTCGCAAGGTGGGGTATTATGATTCCTTCAAGTTACAAAATGATGTTGAGGACTTTCTTGCCAACGTTAATAGGCAAGAGTTAACGGGCATGTGGGACGAAATTATAGAAATGTTGAAAAAGTACGAACTTCCGGGCGAATTTGAGGGGCGGGAAGACTGGATAAAGCTTGGAACCGAGTACAGAAGATTGGTGGAGCCTCTAGATATTGCCAATTACTACAGACACTTAAAGAACGATGACACCGGACCCTACAAGACCATGGGTAGGCCGAAACGATACAGATTCACCCAACGGTGGCGCGAACATGCTGAAAGAACGGGAAAAGGATCCTGCTCAGAATCCTGCTTTTGGGCTGCAGTGGAGGAACTTAGAAGTAGCAATAAGAAGTTTGAAGAGATGAAGGAGGAGATTGTGCAATTAGAGACAGATCTATTCAAATGGCTTAAACATGGGGAGATCGGAAAGGATGTGATCTTGGACGAGTCGACATTTTCCAAGTGGTGGAAAACGCTCCCTTTTCAGCATAGGGAAAAATCCTGCATTGCTGGGCTTATGAGAAACTGA